The nucleotide sequence ATCACGCACTCTCTATAAATCTCCTGATAGTGCTTTTCATTTTTTGCAACATCATTGAGCCACTCCTCATATCTGCGAAAGCCTCCACCTACTTCTCCTTCATCTACAAAATGTTCTGTTCCTCCAGCTATGATGTGACCCATGCCATATTTCTGCCATTCTCTCACTAAGACCTCCAGTTTATCATGAGGCATTTTATCATCCGAATCCATTCGATTAATAAGTTCTCCTTTGACATGCGAGTAGCCTTCTTTCAGCGTGGGAATGAGTTTGTGTCGTTGACTATGAAAAACTCGAATTCGTGCGTCTTTTTCTGCGTATGCTTTAAGGATTTCCGGGGTTTGATCAGAAGAGTGATCGTTGATAGCAATGAGCTCCCAGTTTTTATATGTCTGTGTCAAAATAGAGTCCAGGCAGGTTGGTAAATACGGAGCTGTATCTTTTACTGCCATAATGATAGAAACAAGGGGCTGCTTCATTTTAATTAGTTAGATTTTTGCTCCAATACTTTTCTGCATACTTAGAAACCGGAAGGCCTAAATTAAAGCGAAAGAACATATTGATATCAAACCAGGTAACACGGAAGAAACCATATTCTGTAAATCTCCTCGAAGACGTTTTTATTGGTTCTTTGATTAAGGCTAACCGCCCTTTTCGCTTTAAAGCTCTACACAAATACGCTGCTTCCATTAAAGGTTCTTTTGGTATTCCTCCAATACTTTTCAATGCTTCCTTTCTTGCAAAAATGGCTTGATCTCCATAGTAAGTCTTCGTTATTCGATAACGCACGCCATTAATCAAGGTCAAAATCATCAATTTTAAATCGGGGTTTAAAAAGGAAAACTCAAATGCTCCCGCGATCACATTTTTCTTAGAAAGCATTTTTCGAATCAGTAAGTCAAAATCTTTGGGAAGAATGGTATCAGCATCTAAAAAAACAACAATATCTCCTGAACTCTCCGATAGTCCAAAATCCAAGCTCATGAATTTTTTTAAGGCAAATTCTGGTTTGGAAAAACTCAGAATCCCTAGTTCATTGACAATA is from Marinobacter alexandrii and encodes:
- a CDS encoding glycosyltransferase family 2 protein — its product is MISIVIPTLNEEGFIKSTIQQTLDNAFEREILEIIVVDAGSSDGTLDIVNELGILSFSKPEFALKKFMSLDFGLSESSGDIVVFLDADTILPKDFDLLIRKMLSKKNVIAGAFEFSFLNPDLKLMILTLINGVRYRITKTYYGDQAIFARKEALKSIGGIPKEPLMEAAYLCRALKRKGRLALIKEPIKTSSRRFTEYGFFRVTWFDINMFFRFNLGLPVSKYAEKYWSKNLTN